A genome region from Rhodopseudomonas boonkerdii includes the following:
- a CDS encoding ParB/RepB/Spo0J family partition protein encodes MADEARSRLGRGLASLIGDVGGEAAQTERPARAQRKVPIEFIKPNPRNPRRAFADAELNELAASIKQHGVIQPIVVRPVKGAHDRFEIIAGERRWRASQLAGLHEVPIVPVDVTDAAAMEIAIIENVQREDLNPMEEAQGYHALAETYKHSQDDIAKIVGKSRSHVANMMRLTKLPEDVQALIASNQLSNGHARALISLPDPSAAAKRVVAEGLNVRQTEALAHEEGVPERAPQKPRAGSAPKAAKDADTIALEKRLSDALGLQVSVDHRDPGGAVMIKYRDLDQLDEILKRLDK; translated from the coding sequence ATGGCCGATGAAGCGCGTTCGCGGTTGGGCCGCGGTCTGGCAAGTCTGATCGGCGATGTCGGCGGCGAAGCCGCGCAGACCGAGCGGCCGGCGCGCGCGCAGCGCAAGGTGCCGATCGAGTTCATCAAGCCGAACCCCCGCAATCCGCGCCGCGCCTTTGCCGATGCGGAGCTGAATGAACTCGCCGCCTCGATCAAGCAGCATGGCGTGATCCAGCCGATCGTGGTGCGTCCGGTGAAGGGTGCGCATGATCGTTTCGAGATCATCGCCGGCGAGCGCCGCTGGCGCGCGTCGCAGCTCGCCGGTCTGCATGAAGTGCCGATCGTGCCGGTCGATGTCACCGATGCCGCTGCGATGGAAATTGCCATCATCGAAAACGTGCAGCGCGAAGACCTCAATCCGATGGAAGAGGCGCAGGGCTATCACGCGCTCGCCGAGACCTACAAACATAGCCAGGACGACATCGCGAAAATTGTCGGCAAAAGCCGCAGCCATGTCGCCAACATGATGCGTCTCACCAAATTGCCGGAAGACGTTCAGGCGCTGATCGCATCGAACCAGCTCAGCAATGGTCACGCCCGTGCACTGATTTCACTGCCCGATCCGTCCGCCGCCGCGAAGCGCGTAGTCGCCGAAGGCCTCAACGTGCGCCAGACCGAAGCGCTCGCGCATGAGGAAGGCGTGCCCGAGCGTGCACCGCAGAAGCCGCGCGCCGGCTCGGCGCCGAAGGCCGCCAAGGATGCCGACACCATCGCTCTGGAAAAGCGTTTAAGCGATGCACTCGGCCTGCAGGTGAGCGTCGACCACCGCGATCCCGGCGGTGCCGTGATGATCAAGTATCGCGATCTCGATCAGCTCGACGAGATTTTGAAGCGGCTGGATAAATAG
- a CDS encoding ParA family protein: MTVIDQEYQEDSSKTLPGHPRILALANQKGGVGKTTTAINLGTALAAIGERVLIVDLDPQGNASTGLGIDRRDRACSTYDVLTGDAPLRDAVVVTAVPRLHIAASTMDLSGLELEIGSARDRAFRLRDAIGELNNNVSPGSDYTYVLIDCPPSLNLLTVNAMAASDAILVPLQCEFFALEGLSQLLQTVEQVRSTLNPNLTIHGIVMTMFDARNNLSNQVVADVREFMGNKVYDTMIPRNVRISEAPSYGKPVLVYDLKCAGSEAYLRLATEVIQRERDIRAAPVDAA, encoded by the coding sequence ATGACCGTCATTGATCAGGAATATCAAGAGGATAGCTCGAAAACTCTGCCCGGCCATCCGCGCATCCTGGCGCTGGCCAACCAGAAGGGTGGCGTCGGCAAGACAACCACCGCGATCAATCTCGGAACCGCACTCGCCGCGATTGGCGAGCGCGTGCTGATCGTCGATCTCGATCCCCAGGGCAACGCCTCCACCGGCCTCGGCATCGATCGCCGCGATCGCGCCTGTTCGACCTATGACGTGCTGACCGGCGATGCCCCGCTGCGCGATGCCGTCGTGGTCACCGCGGTGCCGCGTCTGCATATCGCTGCCTCGACCATGGATCTCTCAGGTCTCGAACTGGAAATCGGTTCGGCCCGCGACCGCGCCTTCCGCCTGCGCGACGCTATCGGCGAACTCAACAACAATGTCTCGCCGGGCTCCGACTACACTTACGTGCTGATCGATTGCCCGCCGTCGCTCAATCTGCTCACCGTCAATGCGATGGCTGCGTCGGACGCAATCCTCGTTCCGCTGCAGTGTGAGTTCTTCGCACTCGAAGGTCTGTCGCAATTGCTGCAGACAGTGGAGCAGGTGCGCTCGACGTTGAATCCGAACCTGACCATCCACGGCATCGTCATGACCATGTTCGATGCGCGCAACAACCTGTCGAACCAGGTCGTGGCCGATGTCCGCGAGTTCATGGGCAACAAGGTCTACGACACCATGATTCCGCGCAACGTCCGCATTTCGGAAGCGCCGTCTTACGGCAAGCCGGTGCTGGTCTATGACCTGAAATGTGCCGGCTCGGAAGCCTATCTGCGTCTCGCCACCGAAGTGATCCAGCGCGAGCGCGACATCCGCGCGGCGCCGGTCGACGCGGCATAA
- the rsmG gene encoding 16S rRNA (guanine(527)-N(7))-methyltransferase RsmG, with protein MAQRSQPSAPVPLLGSDKAAALRLTPVSHETEARLDRYVALLLQWQAKTNLISPATLPNLWTRHISDSLQLLRLAPDARVWLDFGSGGGFPGVVLACAMGDVGGHVHLVERNAKKAAFLREALRVTQAPGSVHLADIGDSVDSFPERVDCITARAVASLEIILGFAAPLMKNGTKALFLKGQDVDAELTEATKYWNISPRLHPSLTGGQGWIVELDTIARREPSANPRMAHAK; from the coding sequence CCCCTTCTCGGCAGCGACAAGGCCGCTGCGCTGCGGCTCACGCCTGTTTCACATGAAACGGAAGCGCGGCTCGACCGCTATGTCGCCCTGTTGCTGCAATGGCAGGCCAAGACCAATCTCATCTCGCCGGCCACGCTTCCAAATCTCTGGACGCGCCATATCTCGGATTCGCTACAGCTTTTGAGGCTCGCGCCCGATGCGCGTGTCTGGCTCGACTTCGGCAGTGGCGGTGGTTTTCCTGGCGTGGTGCTGGCCTGTGCCATGGGCGATGTCGGTGGCCACGTCCATCTGGTCGAGCGTAACGCCAAGAAGGCGGCGTTCCTGCGCGAAGCGCTGCGGGTGACGCAAGCCCCCGGGTCGGTACATCTCGCTGACATCGGGGATAGTGTGGATAGTTTCCCTGAGCGCGTCGATTGCATCACCGCACGAGCAGTGGCATCGCTAGAAATCATTCTGGGTTTCGCAGCTCCCCTGATGAAAAATGGCACCAAGGCGCTGTTTTTGAAGGGTCAAGATGTAGATGCGGAATTGACCGAAGCTACTAAATATTGGAATATAAGCCCACGCCTGCATCCGAGCCTCACCGGTGGGCAAGGCTGGATTGTTGAACTGGATACGATCGCGCGGCGCGAACCGTCCGCAAACCCACGCATGGCTCACGCAAAATGA